Proteins found in one Arthrobacter sp. U41 genomic segment:
- a CDS encoding LacI family DNA-binding transcriptional regulator, whose translation MEAMTTPVVPNHRSQVTRKDVARYAGVSTAVVSYVVNGGPKKVAPGTEAKVQDAIRVLGYRPNAAARALKLGSSETIGLVIPDNTNPFFSLLAHAVEDAAAELGYALLLTNSDGNLAKERRNIRNLASRQVDGVVLASVLFEPDLEALESADIPAVLLNHGGKAPGFNSVGVDLAAGARMAVEHLIGHGHSNIALAMGTNTAGDFDLREEGWLQALAAAGLPEGPIVRGPFSRDGGYAAGQRLLASATRPTAIFASSDMQAIGILRAIHEAGLTVPGDIALTSFDGSAEAEYSWPALTTVEQPVRVMAEAAVEALVGASRGQPSEHRTFPTKLRIRQSCGCTA comes from the coding sequence ATGGAAGCCATGACGACCCCGGTAGTGCCCAACCACCGCAGCCAGGTGACCCGCAAGGACGTCGCCCGCTACGCCGGCGTCAGTACCGCCGTCGTAAGTTATGTGGTCAACGGCGGGCCGAAGAAGGTGGCGCCGGGCACCGAAGCGAAAGTGCAGGATGCCATCAGGGTCCTGGGCTACCGGCCGAATGCGGCAGCGCGGGCGTTGAAGCTCGGCTCCAGCGAGACGATCGGCCTCGTCATCCCGGACAACACCAACCCGTTCTTCTCACTGCTGGCCCACGCCGTCGAGGACGCCGCCGCCGAGCTCGGCTACGCCCTGCTGCTGACCAACTCCGATGGCAACCTCGCGAAGGAGCGCCGCAACATCCGCAACCTCGCCTCGCGCCAGGTGGACGGCGTGGTGCTCGCCAGCGTGCTCTTTGAACCCGACCTTGAGGCCCTCGAATCGGCCGACATTCCCGCCGTGCTGCTGAACCATGGCGGCAAGGCGCCGGGATTCAACAGCGTGGGCGTCGACCTGGCAGCCGGGGCCCGGATGGCCGTGGAGCACCTGATCGGCCACGGGCACAGCAACATCGCCCTCGCCATGGGCACGAACACGGCGGGAGACTTCGACCTCCGCGAGGAGGGCTGGCTGCAGGCACTCGCAGCGGCCGGGCTGCCCGAGGGTCCCATTGTCCGCGGACCGTTCAGCCGTGACGGCGGCTATGCGGCCGGCCAAAGGCTGCTCGCCTCGGCGACCCGGCCCACCGCCATCTTCGCCAGCTCCGACATGCAGGCGATCGGCATCCTGCGCGCCATCCACGAAGCCGGCCTCACGGTGCCGGGCGATATCGCCCTGACCTCCTTCGACGGCTCCGCCGAGGCCGAGTACAGCTGGCCCGCCCTGACAACCGTCGAGCAGCCGGTCCGGGTGATGGCGGAAGCGGCCGTCGAGGCCCTGGTGGGGGCGAGCCGGGGCCAGCCGTCCGAGCACCGGACCTTCCCCACCAAGCTGCGGATCAGGCAGTCCTGCGGCTGCACCGCCTAA
- the galK gene encoding galactokinase has translation MNTTTRAGALAGRFEATFGAAPDGLWAAPGRVNLIGEHTDYNEGFVLPFAIDKRATTAVRLRNDSTIRLLSTVGDRGLVEADAAALTPGTVTGWAKYPLGVVWALRQSGIEVPGFELLLDSDVPLGAGLSSSHAIECAVVTALNELTGAGLSAEDMVTLTRHAENAFVGAPTGIMDQSASLRGASGHAVFLDCRDQSAELVPFPAQEAGLVLLVIDTKVAHSHADGGYASRRASCELGAGILGVTALRDVAVAGLEEASGLLDPVTFRRVRHIVTENDRVLQTVATLRSQGPARIGGLLDASHASMRDDFEISCPELDLAVDTARSHGAIGARMTGGGFGGSAIALTPVQDERQVRAAVVRAFAEAGFTAPDIFTVTPAAGAERLS, from the coding sequence ATGAACACGACCACACGCGCCGGCGCGCTCGCGGGCCGCTTCGAAGCCACCTTCGGCGCCGCCCCGGACGGCCTCTGGGCTGCCCCCGGCCGGGTAAACCTGATCGGTGAACACACCGACTACAACGAGGGCTTCGTCCTGCCCTTTGCCATCGACAAGCGGGCGACGACGGCGGTCCGGCTCCGGAACGACTCCACCATCCGGCTGCTCTCGACCGTCGGCGACCGGGGACTCGTCGAAGCCGACGCCGCGGCACTGACGCCGGGCACCGTCACCGGCTGGGCCAAGTACCCGCTCGGTGTGGTCTGGGCGCTGCGGCAGAGCGGCATCGAGGTTCCCGGCTTCGAGCTCCTCCTCGACTCCGATGTCCCGCTCGGCGCGGGGCTGTCCTCCTCCCACGCCATCGAGTGCGCCGTCGTGACGGCCCTGAACGAACTCACCGGCGCCGGACTGAGCGCTGAGGACATGGTCACGCTGACCCGGCATGCGGAAAACGCTTTTGTCGGCGCGCCCACCGGCATCATGGACCAGTCGGCCTCGCTGCGCGGCGCGAGCGGGCACGCCGTTTTCCTCGACTGCCGGGACCAGTCCGCGGAACTCGTCCCGTTCCCGGCACAGGAGGCCGGACTTGTCCTGCTGGTCATCGACACCAAGGTGGCGCACTCCCACGCCGACGGCGGCTACGCCTCCCGCCGCGCGTCCTGCGAGCTCGGCGCCGGGATCCTTGGCGTCACGGCGCTCCGGGATGTCGCCGTCGCCGGCCTTGAGGAGGCTTCCGGCCTGCTCGATCCCGTCACGTTCCGGCGGGTCCGCCATATCGTCACCGAAAACGACCGCGTGCTGCAGACCGTGGCCACCCTCCGGTCCCAGGGCCCGGCCCGGATCGGCGGACTGCTCGATGCCAGCCACGCCTCCATGCGGGACGACTTTGAGATTTCCTGCCCGGAGCTGGACCTCGCCGTGGACACGGCCCGCAGCCACGGCGCCATTGGCGCCCGCATGACCGGCGGCGGGTTCGGCGGCTCGGCGATCGCCCTCACCCCGGTGCAGGACGAGCGGCAGGTCCGCGCCGCCGTCGTCCGCGCGTTCGCGGAAGCCGGGTTCACCGCGCCGGACATTTTCACGGTCACGCCGGCGGCCGGAGCGGAGCGCCTTTCCTGA
- a CDS encoding DeoR/GlpR family DNA-binding transcription regulator: protein MLAAARHSAIIAEVQRERIVRVADLARMLGVSLMTVRRDIEALDAAGAVEKIHGGAKLPGGVSTHEPGFDLKVTQLQDEKMAIAHEAAAQVREGMAVGLSAGTTTWALAQLLCAGPRITVVTNSVRVADVFHQSSSPSTVILTGGERTPSDALVGPLATSALKQLHLDVLFLGVHGVDADAGFTTPNVLEAETDRAFVAAARRVVVLADHTKWGTFGISTIAGLEEADELISDEGLPGEARRILSERVGRLRLAAGRTVSGARP from the coding sequence ATGCTAGCCGCAGCCCGCCATTCGGCCATCATCGCCGAGGTCCAGCGCGAGCGGATCGTCCGCGTTGCCGATCTCGCCCGGATGCTGGGCGTGTCCCTCATGACCGTCCGGCGGGACATCGAGGCCCTGGATGCGGCCGGCGCCGTGGAGAAGATCCACGGCGGGGCCAAGCTGCCCGGCGGCGTGAGCACGCACGAGCCCGGCTTCGACCTGAAGGTGACACAGCTGCAGGACGAGAAGATGGCCATCGCGCACGAGGCGGCCGCCCAGGTCCGCGAGGGCATGGCGGTGGGGCTCAGCGCCGGCACCACCACGTGGGCCCTGGCCCAGCTGCTCTGCGCTGGACCCCGGATCACTGTGGTCACCAATTCGGTGCGTGTCGCCGACGTGTTCCACCAGAGTTCGTCCCCGTCCACGGTGATCCTGACCGGCGGCGAACGTACGCCCTCCGATGCCCTGGTGGGGCCGCTGGCAACCTCGGCCCTCAAACAGCTGCATCTGGATGTGCTGTTCCTGGGCGTCCACGGCGTGGATGCCGACGCCGGATTTACGACCCCCAACGTGCTGGAAGCCGAGACGGACCGGGCCTTTGTCGCGGCGGCCCGCCGGGTGGTCGTGCTGGCCGACCACACCAAGTGGGGGACCTTTGGCATCAGCACCATAGCTGGCCTTGAGGAGGCGGACGAGCTGATCAGCGACGAGGGCCTGCCCGGCGAGGCCCGGCGCATCCTCAGCGAGCGGGTGGGGCGGCTTCGGCTGGCAGCCGGAAGAACCGTTTCAGGGGCCCGACCGTAG
- a CDS encoding FGGY-family carbohydrate kinase, translating into MQEVVLGIDIGTSSSKGVLVDFGGRIHATAVRNHEVSRPFPGHVEMDAAIWWQEFIEISRELTAAGNFRIVGVGVSGMGPCLLITDEHAKALRPSILYGVDTRALEQIDYINKRFGEQSIVDRCGSALSTQAVGPKLAWLAEHEPGVASRARMLFMPSSWLAYQLTGEYFLDHHSASQCTPMYDTSAHEWYSPYADPLIQSIELPRLVWPGDVVGYVNETASDRTGIPKGVPVIGGTIDAWSEAVSVGAQRPGDLMLMYGTTMFLINTLQARATSSSLWGTVGVVPGTYNLAGGMATSGAITAWLRKIVGSPDFATLLSEADKSGPGANGLLMLPYFAGERTPVADPNARGLVAGLSLDHSRGDLYRATLEATAFGVRHNVKALTDMGGAVNRTIAVGGGTQGGLWTQIVSDVTGLEQQIPSVTIGASFGAAYLAADALGPVAIGDWNPIVSKTRPREETLAKYETLYGLYRELYESTASVTHRLVDLASQ; encoded by the coding sequence ATGCAGGAAGTCGTTCTAGGCATCGATATCGGCACGTCCAGCAGCAAGGGCGTTCTGGTGGACTTCGGCGGCAGAATCCATGCGACTGCGGTGCGAAATCATGAAGTGTCGAGACCCTTTCCGGGGCATGTGGAAATGGACGCTGCCATCTGGTGGCAGGAATTCATTGAGATCTCGCGTGAGCTGACTGCGGCGGGTAACTTCCGCATAGTAGGAGTCGGGGTTAGTGGCATGGGCCCCTGCCTCCTCATTACCGATGAGCACGCCAAGGCCCTCCGTCCCTCGATCCTCTACGGAGTCGACACTCGGGCACTCGAGCAGATCGATTACATTAACAAAAGATTCGGCGAGCAATCGATCGTGGATAGATGCGGATCAGCGCTCTCTACCCAAGCTGTCGGACCTAAGTTGGCGTGGCTTGCCGAGCATGAGCCGGGCGTCGCGTCGAGAGCTCGCATGCTCTTCATGCCTAGTTCCTGGCTGGCCTATCAGCTGACGGGCGAGTACTTTCTTGACCACCACTCGGCGAGCCAGTGCACTCCCATGTATGACACTTCAGCTCACGAATGGTATTCGCCGTACGCCGACCCTCTGATTCAATCCATCGAGTTACCCCGGCTCGTCTGGCCAGGGGACGTCGTCGGCTATGTGAATGAGACTGCTTCCGACCGAACAGGGATTCCAAAAGGTGTTCCGGTTATCGGCGGAACAATTGATGCCTGGTCGGAAGCTGTGAGTGTGGGCGCCCAGCGGCCAGGCGATTTGATGCTGATGTACGGCACAACCATGTTTCTGATAAATACGCTGCAGGCAAGAGCGACATCGTCGTCATTGTGGGGCACAGTCGGAGTGGTGCCCGGTACCTACAACCTGGCCGGCGGCATGGCAACGTCCGGTGCCATCACAGCTTGGCTTCGGAAGATAGTCGGTTCCCCCGACTTCGCGACTCTACTCTCAGAGGCAGATAAGTCAGGCCCCGGTGCGAATGGGTTGCTCATGCTCCCGTATTTTGCGGGTGAGCGGACACCTGTGGCAGACCCCAACGCCCGCGGGCTCGTTGCGGGCCTCAGTTTGGATCACAGTCGCGGCGACTTGTATCGGGCCACACTGGAGGCGACGGCGTTTGGAGTCCGACACAATGTCAAGGCTCTGACAGATATGGGTGGGGCCGTGAATCGCACGATTGCGGTTGGCGGCGGCACTCAGGGTGGCCTGTGGACGCAGATCGTCTCAGATGTCACTGGTCTGGAACAGCAGATACCTTCTGTGACCATTGGGGCCAGTTTCGGTGCCGCCTATTTGGCCGCGGACGCACTGGGCCCGGTTGCAATTGGAGACTGGAATCCAATTGTTTCAAAAACTCGGCCGCGCGAGGAAACGTTGGCCAAGTACGAAACTCTCTACGGGTTGTACCGGGAACTTTACGAGTCCACGGCTTCGGTCACACACCGGCTCGTTGATCTAGCATCGCAGTGA